A DNA window from Capnocytophaga sp. ARDL2 contains the following coding sequences:
- a CDS encoding DUF493 family protein, with product MNQEAQEFYSRLKEEIEKSVTKWPAEYLYKFIVPNKKKNIDTMNKIFDCTGAVIQTKLSKSGTYTSFSISVSMPNANEIIKKYQEVSVIEGIVSL from the coding sequence ATGAATCAAGAAGCACAAGAATTTTATAGCAGATTGAAAGAAGAAATCGAAAAATCTGTAACCAAATGGCCAGCGGAATATTTATATAAATTTATCGTACCTAATAAAAAGAAAAACATAGATACGATGAATAAAATATTTGATTGCACAGGTGCCGTAATTCAAACAAAATTATCAAAATCTGGCACTTACACTTCGTTTTCAATTAGTGTTTCTATGCCAAATGCAAACGAAATCATCAAAAAATATCAAGAGGTTTCTGTAATCGAAGGAATCGTATCTCTTTAA
- a CDS encoding bifunctional oligoribonuclease/PAP phosphatase NrnA, with the protein MNTNDYTQLKDLLSQPKKIAIIPHRNPDGDALGSCLGLYHILCQLNHQVSVVSPNEFPEFIAWLPDADKIKMFEKNIDECQHILSNSDIIFTLDFNALHRTGEQMESYLQSLDKTFVMLDHHQMPDDYATYTLSDTSFGSTCELLYNFIVNLGYKDLINKTVGTCIYTGIVTDSGSFRFVKTTGNTHRVVAELIDLGVENTNIHDFLSCNSSISRLQLLSRALNNLKILPSKGVAYTYLTQKDLNECNFQKGDTEGIVNYGLSLKDIQMAVIFIENENESVIKISFRSKGDCDVNNFARSYFNGGGHINAAGGKSMESLTETLDRFEKIINERF; encoded by the coding sequence ATGAATACAAATGATTATACTCAATTAAAAGATTTATTATCTCAACCAAAGAAAATTGCAATTATTCCTCATAGAAACCCCGATGGTGATGCCTTGGGTTCTTGCTTAGGATTGTATCATATACTTTGTCAACTCAATCATCAGGTTAGTGTAGTTTCGCCAAATGAATTTCCTGAATTTATTGCTTGGCTACCTGATGCTGATAAAATCAAAATGTTTGAAAAAAACATTGATGAATGCCAACATATTTTATCTAATTCTGACATTATCTTTACTTTAGATTTCAACGCTTTGCATCGTACAGGCGAACAAATGGAGTCGTATTTGCAATCGCTCGACAAAACGTTTGTCATGCTAGACCACCATCAAATGCCTGATGATTACGCAACCTATACTCTATCGGATACGAGTTTTGGTTCAACTTGCGAGTTGCTATACAACTTTATAGTAAATCTTGGGTACAAAGATCTAATAAACAAAACGGTTGGAACTTGTATCTACACAGGTATTGTTACAGATTCGGGGTCTTTTCGATTTGTAAAAACCACTGGAAACACTCATCGAGTGGTAGCCGAATTAATTGATCTTGGAGTTGAAAACACAAATATTCACGATTTTCTTTCTTGTAATAGCTCTATCAGCAGATTACAATTGCTCAGTCGAGCTTTAAACAATTTGAAAATCCTTCCATCAAAAGGTGTTGCTTATACTTATTTGACTCAAAAAGATTTGAATGAATGCAATTTCCAAAAGGGAGATACGGAAGGAATCGTCAATTATGGTTTATCATTAAAAGACATTCAGATGGCTGTTATTTTTATTGAAAATGAAAACGAAAGTGTTATCAAAATTTCGTTCCGTTCAAAAGGAGATTGTGATGTAAATAATTTTGCAAGATCTTATTTCAACGGTGGCGGACATATCAATGCCGCCGGAGGAAAATCTATGGAATCACTAACTGAAACTTTAGATAGATTTGAAAAAATCATAAATGAACGTTTTTAA
- a CDS encoding acetyl-CoA C-acyltransferase, translating into MSKKVVIVSAARTPMGSFLGALSTVPAPQLGAIAIKGALEKINLKPDLVDEVLMGNVVQAGVGQAPARQAAILAGLSNNVPSTTVNKVCASGMKAVMQGAQAIMAGDADIVVAGGMENMSLIPHYAHLRGGTKFGPTTFVDGMQKDGLTDAYDGNAMGVCADLCASEHNISREEQDNFAIDSYKKSAAAWEAGKFDNEVVPVPVPQRKGEPVLVTKDEEYTNVKLDKIPTLKAVFTKEGTVTAANASTINDGAAALVMMSEEKANELGLKPLAYIKGYADAAQEPKWFTTAPAKALPVALKKAGVSIDEVDFFEFNEAFSVVGIANTKLLNIDANKVNVNGGAVALGHPLGCSGARIIVTLINVLEQNNGKIGAAAICNGGGGASAIVIEKC; encoded by the coding sequence ATGAGTAAAAAAGTAGTAATAGTATCAGCTGCTCGTACACCAATGGGTAGTTTTTTAGGAGCATTATCAACAGTACCTGCACCACAATTGGGAGCCATTGCAATCAAAGGAGCTTTGGAAAAAATCAATTTGAAACCAGATTTGGTTGACGAAGTTTTGATGGGTAATGTGGTTCAAGCGGGCGTGGGACAAGCACCTGCAAGACAAGCAGCAATTTTGGCTGGTTTGTCAAACAATGTTCCTTCGACTACGGTAAATAAAGTGTGTGCATCAGGTATGAAAGCCGTGATGCAAGGAGCTCAAGCGATTATGGCTGGTGATGCTGACATCGTGGTTGCTGGTGGTATGGAAAACATGAGTTTGATTCCTCACTATGCACATTTGAGAGGTGGTACTAAATTTGGACCTACAACATTTGTTGATGGTATGCAAAAAGATGGTTTGACAGACGCTTACGACGGAAATGCAATGGGAGTTTGTGCTGATCTTTGTGCTTCTGAACACAACATTTCAAGAGAAGAGCAAGATAATTTTGCTATCGATTCATACAAAAAATCTGCAGCGGCATGGGAAGCTGGAAAATTTGACAACGAAGTAGTACCTGTACCAGTTCCTCAAAGAAAAGGAGAGCCAGTTTTGGTAACAAAAGATGAGGAATACACCAATGTAAAATTGGATAAAATCCCTACATTGAAAGCTGTATTTACAAAAGAAGGTACGGTAACAGCGGCTAACGCTTCTACAATCAACGACGGTGCGGCTGCATTGGTAATGATGAGCGAAGAAAAAGCAAACGAATTAGGATTGAAACCATTGGCATACATCAAAGGCTATGCAGATGCTGCTCAAGAGCCAAAATGGTTTACTACAGCTCCTGCAAAAGCATTGCCAGTAGCATTGAAAAAAGCGGGAGTTTCTATCGATGAGGTAGATTTCTTTGAGTTCAACGAAGCTTTTTCAGTAGTAGGAATCGCCAATACAAAATTGTTGAATATTGATGCAAATAAAGTAAATGTAAACGGTGGAGCTGTAGCATTAGGACACCCACTTGGATGTTCAGGAGCTCGTATCATCGTAACATTGATCAATGTATTGGAGCAAAACAATGGTAAAATCGGTGCAGCTGCTATCTGTAATGGAGGTGGTGGAGCTTCTGCTATTGTTATCGAAAAATGCTAA
- the brnQ gene encoding branched-chain amino acid transport system II carrier protein has product MKKIKLSIVLPLGLALFAMFFGAGNLILPPFIGMQVTDQWLYALIGFTLTGIIAPFLGVWVVAKNGIDFTDLGKHTHPNIVWTLAAAIIWCIGPLVAIPRTGATTYEIAIKPFAPEISPTIGAIIFFVITFLLSLSPSRIVDIIGKILTPVLVILLLILIFLGITTGYSNSISSIITPIQSFQYSFIEGYQTLDVIASVVFAGIIISSLVHKGYTSINEREKSVFYAGIIAIVCLFLIYGGLIYIGSHYQIEDITRTELLMKISYDILGTYGSYAISIAIALACFTTAIALTDAFATFMTRLTNNKIPRIFYLTVCCLISTYFAIMGVDNIITYAGGLLLFVYPIAFVMILTILFFGRFIKSKIPYNTAIIVCGLLSLWNLINSFLDENHLLVSSKNYLPLNDLQLEWILPSFLAFGIGVLLDKKL; this is encoded by the coding sequence ATGAAAAAAATAAAACTTTCTATTGTTTTGCCCTTAGGATTAGCACTTTTTGCTATGTTTTTTGGTGCAGGAAATCTCATATTACCTCCTTTTATTGGTATGCAAGTTACCGATCAATGGCTGTATGCACTAATTGGATTTACACTTACTGGCATTATAGCTCCTTTTTTAGGTGTATGGGTAGTGGCAAAAAATGGTATAGATTTTACTGATTTAGGAAAACATACCCATCCTAATATTGTGTGGACATTAGCCGCTGCAATTATTTGGTGTATAGGCCCTTTGGTTGCGATTCCTCGTACTGGTGCTACTACCTACGAAATAGCAATAAAACCTTTTGCACCTGAAATTTCTCCTACTATCGGAGCGATTATTTTCTTTGTCATTACATTTTTATTATCATTATCTCCCTCAAGAATTGTGGACATTATTGGTAAAATACTCACTCCAGTTTTAGTAATTTTATTACTGATACTCATATTTTTAGGCATCACCACTGGCTATAGTAATAGCATTAGCTCAATCATTACTCCTATTCAGAGTTTTCAATACAGCTTTATCGAAGGATACCAAACTCTGGATGTTATAGCTTCGGTTGTATTTGCAGGAATTATCATCTCATCACTAGTACATAAAGGCTATACAAGTATAAACGAAAGAGAAAAATCTGTTTTTTATGCAGGGATTATCGCTATTGTGTGTTTGTTTTTGATTTATGGAGGATTGATTTATATCGGAAGCCATTATCAAATAGAAGACATCACACGTACGGAATTGTTAATGAAAATTTCTTATGACATATTGGGAACTTACGGTAGCTATGCGATATCAATTGCTATAGCTTTGGCATGTTTTACTACAGCTATTGCATTGACCGACGCTTTTGCTACATTTATGACAAGATTGACAAACAACAAAATTCCACGAATATTTTATCTGACCGTTTGTTGTTTGATTTCAACATATTTTGCAATAATGGGTGTAGATAATATCATCACCTATGCCGGAGGTTTATTGCTATTTGTATATCCAATAGCATTTGTAATGATATTGACTATTTTGTTTTTTGGAAGATTCATCAAATCAAAAATCCCATACAATACAGCAATCATCGTATGTGGATTGCTTTCTCTATGGAATCTAATCAATTCATTTTTAGACGAAAATCATTTATTAGTTAGCTCAAAAAATTACCTCCCACTCAATGATTTACAATTAGAATGGATTCTCCCATCATTTTTAGCGTTTGGGATTGGTGTATTATTAGATAAAAAGTTGTAA
- the gldI gene encoding gliding motility-associated peptidyl-prolyl isomerase GldI has translation MIKTTYKITVIFALMSIISCKEKEQPRKPISYSSGEYIKESIQRNKEFVSEEEQLILDYIKKDSTLQYKESTAGFWFSYIQKNEKDTIKIQSGDVVQLDYKIENFENQLIYDFQQTQPKEYVVDKQEVVSGLRNAVKGMRTNEEIKCLLPSTMAYGSVGDKNKIGANTPIIMTIKVKSIKKNNE, from the coding sequence ATGATAAAAACTACCTATAAAATTACAGTAATTTTTGCTTTGATGAGTATTATTTCCTGTAAAGAAAAAGAACAACCAAGAAAGCCTATTTCTTATAGTTCGGGTGAATATATAAAGGAATCTATCCAACGAAATAAAGAATTTGTTTCGGAGGAAGAACAATTGATTTTGGATTATATCAAAAAAGACAGTACACTACAATACAAAGAATCTACCGCCGGATTTTGGTTTAGTTATATTCAGAAAAACGAAAAAGACACGATTAAAATCCAATCGGGCGATGTAGTGCAGTTGGATTATAAAATAGAAAACTTTGAAAATCAACTGATTTATGATTTTCAACAAACGCAACCTAAAGAATATGTTGTCGATAAACAAGAAGTGGTATCAGGTTTGCGAAATGCAGTCAAGGGGATGAGAACAAACGAAGAAATCAAATGTTTGTTGCCATCGACTATGGCGTATGGTTCGGTGGGAGATAAAAATAAAATAGGTGCCAACACGCCTATTATAATGACGATAAAAGTAAAATCAATCAAAAAAAATAACGAATGA
- a CDS encoding peptidylprolyl isomerase: MKKIAMICLALGTSIGAFAQKEFGEGVYATFQTTKGDIIVKLTAEQTPMTVANFVALAEGNHPKVEAKYAGKPFYDGLKFHRVIANFMIQGGDPTGTGAGNPGYRFTDEIVPELKHDKAGVLSMANAGPKTNGSQFFITHKETPWLDGKHTVFGFVMKGQEVVDAIKQDDVMKKVIITRVGQKAEKFKAEKVFLEHFEAMDKKATEQKAKLESKREVLKEEAKRLSNISDSITKDELAKKEVVKRNYFEQMERELVARPSGLKMKVLEKGTNVKPKNGEDVWIAYSGYLSDGTLFDSNVDVVAAENKKFDSKRKINNGYEPFPFKYGRNDGLIPGFLEGIHQLNYGDKALLIIPSKIGYGDRDMKIIPPNSTLYFEIQIIKK, translated from the coding sequence ATGAAAAAAATTGCTATGATTTGCTTGGCATTGGGAACAAGCATTGGTGCATTTGCACAAAAAGAATTTGGAGAAGGGGTTTATGCTACTTTTCAAACGACAAAAGGAGATATTATTGTAAAATTGACAGCAGAGCAAACTCCGATGACAGTTGCCAATTTTGTGGCATTGGCAGAGGGAAATCATCCAAAAGTGGAAGCAAAATATGCAGGAAAACCATTTTATGATGGATTGAAATTTCACCGAGTGATAGCCAATTTTATGATACAAGGAGGTGATCCAACGGGTACTGGAGCTGGAAATCCTGGATATCGTTTTACAGACGAAATCGTTCCAGAATTAAAACACGACAAAGCGGGAGTGCTTTCCATGGCAAATGCAGGCCCTAAAACCAATGGTTCACAATTTTTTATCACTCACAAAGAAACGCCTTGGTTGGATGGAAAACACACAGTTTTTGGCTTTGTAATGAAAGGACAAGAAGTGGTAGATGCTATCAAACAAGACGATGTGATGAAAAAAGTAATTATTACAAGAGTCGGACAAAAAGCAGAAAAATTTAAGGCAGAAAAAGTGTTTTTAGAGCATTTTGAAGCAATGGATAAAAAAGCTACAGAACAAAAAGCTAAATTGGAAAGTAAAAGAGAAGTTTTAAAAGAAGAGGCAAAACGGTTGTCAAATATTTCAGATTCAATAACCAAAGATGAATTGGCTAAAAAAGAAGTTGTAAAGAGAAATTATTTTGAACAAATGGAACGTGAATTAGTAGCACGTCCATCCGGTTTGAAGATGAAAGTTTTGGAAAAAGGAACTAATGTAAAACCAAAAAATGGAGAAGACGTTTGGATTGCATATTCAGGATATTTGTCTGACGGAACATTGTTTGATTCAAATGTAGATGTAGTTGCTGCTGAAAATAAAAAATTTGATTCAAAACGAAAAATCAACAATGGATATGAACCTTTTCCTTTTAAATATGGAAGAAATGACGGTTTGATTCCTGGATTTTTGGAAGGAATTCATCAATTAAATTACGGAGACAAAGCTTTATTGATTATCCCAAGTAAAATAGGATATGGAGATAGAGATATGAAAATTATTCCGCCAAATTCTACCTTGTATTTCGAAATTCAAATAATCAAAAAATAA
- a CDS encoding nucleoid-associated protein, translating to MINLFNTQIESLSIHRVGNKSRNEEFFLSENPVTLTDEVAPLLKEYFFKPFREKEENYYQFAHDVDLEYNEMFKFANEIFANPSLIHEVSKKITKHLFDQSNHPHIKNGEVYVTYLTHLSIDNQQVDAIGIFKSELKSDFLQFEEKGVNLDMILQQGINLSKLDKGCIIFNYLKEEGYKILSVDSNRYDARYWLEHFLSIDTFEDENFKTKKYLKFVQDFAKDVVLPAEDKKEEVMFMNRSVNYFAKNDEFQEDNFINEVIDNPDIRAEFKNYKTDRAERYSIEDLSSFPIANNAVSDMRKKIKNVINLDTNVQIKLDFVNPESAEKFLEKGWDEERQMYYYLVYFNKEQKSN from the coding sequence ATGATTAATTTATTCAATACGCAAATAGAATCACTTTCTATCCATAGAGTAGGAAATAAAAGCAGAAACGAAGAGTTTTTTCTTTCGGAAAATCCTGTTACTTTGACGGATGAGGTTGCACCATTGTTGAAAGAATATTTCTTTAAACCGTTTAGAGAAAAAGAGGAAAATTACTACCAATTTGCACATGATGTGGATTTGGAATACAACGAAATGTTCAAATTTGCTAATGAAATTTTTGCCAATCCAAGTTTGATTCACGAGGTTTCTAAAAAAATCACCAAACATTTATTTGACCAATCCAATCATCCTCACATCAAAAACGGTGAAGTCTATGTAACCTATTTGACGCATTTGTCTATTGATAATCAGCAAGTGGATGCAATTGGAATTTTTAAAAGCGAATTGAAATCAGACTTTTTGCAATTTGAAGAAAAAGGGGTAAATCTCGATATGATATTACAACAAGGTATCAATTTGTCAAAATTGGACAAAGGATGTATTATTTTCAACTATTTGAAAGAAGAAGGATACAAAATTTTGTCTGTAGATAGCAATCGTTACGATGCACGTTACTGGTTGGAACACTTCCTCTCGATAGATACCTTTGAAGATGAAAATTTCAAAACCAAAAAATATTTGAAGTTTGTTCAAGATTTTGCTAAAGATGTGGTTTTACCTGCCGAAGACAAAAAGGAAGAGGTGATGTTTATGAACCGTTCGGTAAATTATTTTGCAAAAAATGATGAGTTTCAGGAGGATAATTTCATTAATGAAGTTATTGACAATCCGGATATTAGAGCCGAATTTAAAAATTATAAAACCGATAGAGCCGAAAGATACAGCATCGAAGATTTATCATCATTCCCAATTGCCAATAATGCCGTTTCGGATATGAGAAAGAAGATCAAAAATGTCATCAACTTGGATACAAATGTGCAAATCAAATTGGATTTTGTAAATCCAGAATCTGCTGAAAAATTTTTGGAAAAAGGTTGGGACGAAGAGCGTCAAATGTATTACTATTTGGTGTATTTTAACAAAGAACAAAAAAGTAATTAA
- a CDS encoding S1C family serine protease codes for MKKITSLAIVALLSSATTLMGYKYLNANHGNSDGVLSFDAPSTRVERSNASGFDFTSAAESSLHTVVHVKNVSYRRTPSNPILEYFYGYRGGEMQAQVGTGSGVIISKDGYIVTNNHVIQGASEIEITLNNDKVFPAKLIGTDERRDIALLKIETNDDLPYATFADSDNVKVGEWVLAVGNPYNLNSTVTAGIISAKARNLDSTGIQSFLQTDAAVNPGNSGGALVNTNGELIGINTMISSNTGSYVGYSFAVPSNTVKKIVNDLKNYGKVQQGMLGIQGIELNASIAQSLQLSQTRGFIVEDILPNSGAFRSELKIKDIIVGIDNAEIKGFSDITRILSNKSPKETVNLTVIRNNKRLQFPVVLSN; via the coding sequence ATGAAAAAAATAACAAGTTTAGCAATTGTTGCATTGCTGTCAAGTGCAACTACTTTAATGGGATACAAATATTTGAATGCAAATCATGGAAATTCTGATGGTGTTTTATCATTTGATGCTCCATCGACTCGTGTTGAACGTTCGAATGCTAGTGGATTTGATTTTACCTCTGCTGCTGAGAGTTCGCTACACACAGTAGTCCATGTAAAGAATGTAAGTTACAGACGTACGCCATCCAATCCTATTTTGGAATACTTTTATGGATACAGAGGAGGCGAAATGCAAGCACAAGTAGGAACGGGAAGTGGAGTGATTATTTCAAAAGATGGATATATTGTAACCAATAACCATGTGATTCAAGGAGCAAGCGAAATTGAGATTACTTTAAATAATGACAAAGTTTTTCCAGCAAAACTCATTGGTACTGATGAAAGACGCGATATTGCTTTGTTGAAAATCGAGACAAACGACGATTTGCCTTATGCAACTTTTGCCGATTCTGACAATGTAAAAGTAGGAGAATGGGTATTAGCAGTCGGAAATCCATACAATTTAAATTCAACGGTTACTGCGGGAATAATATCTGCAAAAGCAAGAAATTTAGACAGTACAGGTATTCAGTCGTTTTTACAAACAGATGCTGCGGTAAATCCAGGAAATTCAGGAGGTGCGTTGGTAAATACAAATGGAGAGTTGATAGGTATCAATACGATGATTTCTTCAAATACGGGATCCTATGTGGGTTATTCGTTTGCTGTTCCATCTAACACAGTAAAGAAAATCGTCAATGATTTGAAAAATTATGGAAAAGTACAACAAGGTATGTTAGGAATTCAAGGTATTGAGTTAAATGCTTCTATCGCTCAATCCTTACAATTATCTCAAACAAGAGGTTTTATTGTGGAAGATATTTTACCAAATAGTGGTGCCTTTCGTTCTGAGTTGAAAATAAAAGATATCATCGTAGGAATAGACAATGCAGAAATCAAAGGCTTTTCTGATATTACTCGAATTTTGTCAAATAAAAGTCCAAAGGAAACTGTAAATCTTACTGTAATTAGAAACAACAAAAGGTTGCAGTTTCCTGTAGTTTTATCCAATTAA
- a CDS encoding peptidylprolyl isomerase has translation MRKLALLLGIFTLFMVSCKKNHDLKDGLYAEFTTNRGTIVTELFYKETPMTVANFVALAEGTHPLVAEKYKNTPFYDGLKFHRVIADFMIQGGDPEGSGMGGPGFQFEDEIVETLKHDGAGILSMANAGPGTNGSQFFITHKETPHLDGMHTVFGKVVEGQDVVNKIVQEDVIKTVKIIRVGEEAKQFDAAKVFTKQQQVQKEKSVKAAKDLEGLTDRVANELKDFKAKATKLSSGVSYYVAEKGTGEKPSPGDVIKVYYAGYFENGVLFDSNIVDIAKQNNQYVNAREMQGGYEPFPFKYGEKQGLIPGFIEGIEQLNYNDKAYVFIPAHLAYGENGSGNVIPPNTPLVFLIQIVK, from the coding sequence ATGAGAAAATTAGCGTTATTATTAGGGATTTTTACCCTATTTATGGTATCATGTAAGAAAAATCATGATTTAAAAGACGGTTTGTATGCCGAATTTACAACCAATCGAGGAACAATAGTTACTGAGTTGTTTTACAAAGAAACACCGATGACAGTTGCCAATTTTGTAGCTTTGGCAGAAGGAACGCATCCTTTGGTAGCTGAAAAATATAAAAATACTCCGTTTTATGACGGTTTGAAATTTCACCGAGTGATTGCAGATTTTATGATTCAAGGTGGAGACCCAGAAGGAAGTGGAATGGGAGGACCAGGTTTTCAATTTGAAGACGAAATTGTAGAAACATTAAAACACGACGGAGCTGGAATTTTGTCTATGGCAAATGCTGGACCTGGAACTAATGGTTCTCAATTTTTTATCACTCACAAAGAAACTCCACATTTAGACGGTATGCACACCGTGTTTGGAAAAGTGGTAGAAGGTCAAGATGTGGTAAACAAAATAGTTCAGGAAGATGTAATTAAAACGGTTAAAATCATCAGAGTAGGCGAAGAAGCAAAACAATTTGATGCAGCAAAAGTATTTACAAAACAACAACAAGTTCAAAAAGAAAAAAGTGTAAAAGCAGCAAAAGATTTGGAAGGATTGACAGATAGAGTTGCCAATGAATTGAAAGATTTCAAAGCAAAAGCAACAAAATTGTCTTCTGGTGTTAGTTACTATGTTGCAGAAAAAGGTACAGGGGAAAAGCCTTCTCCAGGTGATGTAATCAAAGTATATTATGCAGGATATTTTGAAAACGGTGTATTGTTTGATAGTAATATCGTTGACATTGCAAAACAAAACAATCAGTATGTAAATGCACGTGAAATGCAAGGAGGATATGAACCATTTCCTTTTAAATACGGAGAAAAACAAGGTTTGATTCCGGGATTTATCGAAGGAATTGAGCAATTAAACTACAATGACAAAGCCTATGTATTTATTCCAGCACATTTAGCTTATGGAGAAAATGGCTCTGGAAATGTAATTCCACCAAATACTCCTTTAGTGTTTTTGATTCAGATTGTAAAATAA
- a CDS encoding helix-turn-helix transcriptional regulator, with amino-acid sequence MQVADKSRSSLFRMFKEYNLSTPSEYVIVQQIEHAKEILRNENHTISDTCYLSGFGYLSHFGKVFKKYVGMTLKEFFKKELELR; translated from the coding sequence ATGCAAGTTGCAGATAAAAGCCGTTCGTCTCTTTTTAGAATGTTTAAAGAATATAATCTTTCGACGCCATCGGAATATGTAATTGTTCAGCAAATCGAACACGCTAAGGAGATTTTACGAAACGAAAATCATACAATTTCCGACACATGTTATCTTTCAGGTTTTGGGTATTTGAGCCATTTTGGGAAAGTTTTCAAAAAATATGTGGGTATGACTCTAAAAGAATTTTTCAAAAAAGAGCTGGAACTGAGATAA
- a CDS encoding RNA polymerase sigma factor RpoD/SigA — MRQLKITKQVTNRETASLDKYLQEIGKVDLITADEEVDLAQRIKAGDQRALEKLTKANLRFVVSVAKQYQNQGLTLPDLINEGNLGLIKAAQRFDETRGFKFISYAVWWIRQSILSALAEQSRIVRLPLNKIGSINKINKTYASLEQAHERPPSAEEIAKELDMTVNDVKESLKNSGRHLSMDAPLVEGEDSNLYDVLRSGESPNPDRELIHESLRTEIERALETLTPREADVVRLYFGLGDQHAMTLEEIGETFDLTRERVRQIKEKAIRRLKHTSRSKILKTYLG; from the coding sequence ATGAGACAATTAAAAATTACCAAACAGGTAACCAATAGAGAAACGGCTTCGTTGGACAAATACCTGCAAGAAATAGGAAAAGTAGATTTGATTACAGCCGACGAAGAAGTAGATTTAGCACAACGCATAAAAGCAGGTGACCAAAGAGCTTTGGAAAAATTGACAAAAGCCAATTTGCGTTTTGTAGTGTCAGTTGCTAAACAATATCAAAATCAAGGGTTGACATTGCCCGATTTGATTAATGAAGGAAATTTAGGATTGATAAAAGCAGCTCAAAGATTTGATGAAACACGTGGATTTAAATTTATTTCCTACGCTGTATGGTGGATTCGCCAGTCGATTTTATCTGCATTGGCAGAGCAATCTCGTATCGTACGATTGCCTTTAAATAAAATCGGTTCGATTAATAAAATCAATAAAACTTACGCATCGTTAGAACAAGCACACGAACGTCCGCCTTCAGCAGAAGAAATTGCTAAAGAATTGGATATGACTGTAAACGACGTAAAAGAGTCGTTGAAAAACTCTGGTCGTCATTTGTCTATGGATGCTCCGTTGGTGGAGGGAGAAGATTCAAATTTGTACGACGTATTGCGTAGTGGAGAATCACCAAATCCAGATAGAGAATTGATTCACGAATCGTTGCGTACAGAAATCGAACGTGCATTGGAAACATTGACACCTCGTGAAGCCGATGTAGTACGTTTGTATTTTGGATTAGGAGACCAACACGCAATGACTTTGGAAGAAATCGGAGAAACTTTCGATTTGACAAGAGAACGCGTTCGACAAATTAAAGAAAAAGCAATCAGGAGATTGAAACACACTTCGAGAAGTAAAATCTTGAAAACATATTTAGGATAA